One segment of Macrotis lagotis isolate mMagLag1 chromosome 1, bilby.v1.9.chrom.fasta, whole genome shotgun sequence DNA contains the following:
- the FZD3 gene encoding frizzled-3 isoform X4, translated as MSRPDLILFLMKYLMALIVGIPSIFWVGSKKTCFEWASFFHGRRKKEMVNESRQVLQEPDFAQSLLRDPNTPIIRKSRGTSTQGTSTHASSTQLAMVDDQRSKAGSVHSKVSSYHGSLHRSRDGRYTPCSYRGMEERLPHGSMSRLTDHSRHSSSHRLNEQSRHSSIRDLTNNPMTHITHGTSMNRVIEEDGTSA; from the exons ATGAGTCGACCAGACCTAAttctttttctgatgaaatatttAATGGCTCTCATAGTTGGTATTCCCTCCATTTTTTGGGTTGGAAGCAAAAAGACATGCTTTGAATGGGCCAGTTTTTTTCATGGGCGCCGGAAAAAGga GATGGTAAATGAGAGTCGCCAAGTACTCCAGGAACCTGATTTTGCCCAGTCTCTTTTGAGAGATCCAAATACTCCAATTATTCGAAAATCAAGAGGAACCTCTACCCAGGGAACTTCCACACATGCCTCTTCTACCCAGCTGGCTATGGTAGACGATCAGAGGAGCAAAGCAGGGAGTGTCCACAGCAAAGTGAGCAGCTATCATGGCAGTCTCCACAGGTCTCGTGATGGCAG GTATACTCCTTGCAGTTACAGAGGGATGGAGGAAAGGCTCCCTCATGGAAGCATGTCACGTCTAACTGATCACTCCAGACACAGCAGTTCTCATCGACTTAATGAGCAGTCACGGCATAGTAGCATCCGAGATCTCACTAATAACCCCATGACTCACATTACCCATGGGACCAGCATGAATCGGGTTATTGAAGAGGATGGAACCAGTGCTTGA